AGACGAACAGGCTGGCGCCGATCAGGACCAGCACGGCCGCGGCGCCGAAGAACAGGCCCGTGCGGATCGCGGAGAAGCCGACGGTCTGCGCGGTGTCCCGCAGCGTCATCGTCGCGACGAGCGGGTCCGTCTTGAAGACGGCCGTGCGCGCCCGGTCCAGGGCGTCCGGACCGGACTCGTCGACCTGTACGAAGATCCGCGCGTCCGGGTAGTCGCCGAGCCCCTTCGGGGCGGCCGACGGGGTCACCAGCAGGCCGCTGCGCAGCTCGCCGGCGGGGTCCTCCCTGGCGGGGACCGCGCGGGCGGCCGCCGGAACCGTCCACTTCACGGGAGTGCGGTGGTCGGCCGTAGCGGGCTCGTACTGGTTCACGTCGCCGACGAACAGCTCGTCACCTGGCTTGGCCGCGGCCCCGAACACATCCGTGGCGGCGCCGGTCAGGACGAAAGCGTCGCCGTCCTCGCACGAGTCGAGCGTCGCGACCTCGCGGAGTGCGTCGCAGGTGCCGATGGTCAACCGGACCGTCTCCCCCTCCGCAGGCACCCGTGGGGCCGCCTGCGCGGAGGTCAGCGGGACCGCGCGGGTCACGCCCGGCACGGCGGAGATCCGCTGTGCGAGGCCGGCCATGGTGTGCCCGTCGTCGCCGTGCAGCATGACCGAGACGGCGGCCCTGCCGGGGTCCTGGCCGGTCGGCGTCGTGTAGTCGCCCTCGACGCCGGCGAAGAGCATCTGGAGGGCGATGGCGCCCGCGACGGCCACGGCGATTCCGTTGACGAGGCGGGCGGCGCCGCCGCTGTCGAGCTGGAGCCGGCGTATGGCCAGCTGCCAGGAGACCGGACCGCCGGAAACCCTCCCGACGAAGCGTTCCAGCAGCCACGGCAGCAGCACGGTGATCCCGACCAGCATCAGCAGTACGCCGCCGCCGACCTGCCACTGGTTGAACCTGCCCTGGTCGTTGCCGCGACCGCCCAGAGGGAGGAGCAGGCCGGCGCCGACCAGCGGCAGCAGCAGCCGCCACCAGATGCGGCGCCGAGCGGGCTTGGCCGTGCGGACGACACCCAGCGGCTCGATGACCACACCGCGCAGCGCGAAGAGGGTCACGGCCACCGCCGCCGCCGGCACCGCGACGGCGACCAGGGCGGCCAGCCACGGCGCCGGGTCGAGGTCCGCCGGGAAGACGCTGCGCTGGCGGAGGCTGACGCTGCCGACCAGGGACCGGCCGACCGCGAAGAAGCCGGTGCCCAGGACCAGTCCGACCAGGGAGCCGGCCAGCGCCTCGCCGGCCGCGATCCGACGGACCATCATGCCGTCGGCACCGACCAGCCGCAGTGCCGCGAGCCTGCGGTCGCGGCGCTCACCGCCGAAGCGGACGGCGGTGGCGATGAACACGGCTATGGGCATCAGCAGGGCGACGAACGTCAGGACGACCATCAGCATGAGCACGGGGTCGAGTCCTTCGCGGTCCGCCTCGTAGCCGAAGCCGGTCACGCGGCTGACGCGGAAGTCGCCGGGGCTGTCCTTGGCGAGGCTGTCGCTGCCCAGGTAGAAGAACAGTTCGCCGGGCCCGACGAGCCCCGGATCACCGATGGTCTCGGTGACCGGGCCGTCGAGCCGCTCGCGCAGCAGGGCGCCCTCGGAGGACTTGAGCAGCTCGCCCAGGGCGGGGGAGACGGCCATCTCGCCGGCCCCGGGGATCCTCTTCAGACCGGGCGGCAGCGGGGCACTCGGGCCCTCGGCCCGCATCGCGTACCCCTCGATGTCCTTGCCGCGATACGTCTGGCTGACCCGGGCGATGAGCAGGGTGTCGAGCCCGGGGGCGTCGGCCCGCCCGGAGTCGTAGGTCGACCGCGCGTCGCCGCGCTCGTAGCGTGCGGTGAGGGCTCCGGGGATCGCGGTGCTGATCAGCAGCAGCGCGACGCCGAGACCGACGCCGACCCCGGTGAACAGGGTGCGGATCCAGCCCTCGCGGCCGCCTCCGAAGGCGAAGCGGGTGCCCATGGCGAGGTCGCGGGTCCATACCTGGAGCCGGCTCATACGACCGGCTCCATGTCGCGGGACTTCCCGTCGCGTACGACGATCTCGCGGTCGGAGTAGGCGGCCACGCGCGTCTCGTGCGTGACGAGGACGACGGCGGCGTTCGCGGACCGGGCGGTCTCCGTGAGCAGCTGCATGACGAGTTCGCCGTTGAGGGAGTCGAGGGCTCCGGTCGGCTCGTCGGCGAAGACGACCCGGGGGCCGGTGACGAGGGCGCGGGCGACGGCCACGCGCTGCCCCTGGCCGCCGGATATCTCGCCGGGCCGCTTGGCGCCCAGGTCCTCCACCTGGAGCTGCTCCATCCAGTGCAGGGCGGTGCGTTCGGCCTCCTTGCGCCTGACGCCGGTCAGGCGCAGCGGGAGGGCGACGTTCTCCACGCAGGTCAGTTCGGGTACGAGCCGGCCGAACTGGAAGACGAAGCCGAACTCGGTACGGCGAAGGGCGCTGCGCTCGGCGTCGCTCAGGGAGGTGAGCTCGCGGCCGGCGTAGGTGACGGAGCCCGAGTCGGGCGGAACGATCCCGGCGAGGCAGTGCAGCAGGGTGGACTTGCCGGAGCCGGAGGGACCCATGACGGCGACGACCTCGCCCGGGTGGATGGAGAACCCGGCGCCGTCCAGGGCGTGGGTGGTCCCGTAGGCCTTGCGCAGGTCCGTGGCGGTGAGCAGGGAGCCGGCCGGGGCGTTCATCGGCGTACCTCCCGTGCGAGCTGGTCGAGCCGGGCCGCGGTGAGCTCCAGCCACCGCAGGTCCGCTTCGAGGTGGAACAGCGCGTGGTCGCAGACGAGCTGGTCGGCGATGTCGCCCTTGCGCTTGCGCTGGGTGAGGATGCGCATGAGGCGCAGGTGCTCGGCCCGCTGGGTGTCCAGCAGTTCGTCGGCGCGGCGGCCGGTGAGCAGGGCGAGGACGACCTTGGTGTAGAGGGTGGAGTGCAGGTACGGCTCCGGCTTCTCCGGCTGGGCGAGCCAGGCCTCGACGTCGGTGATCCCGGCGTCGGTGATGGAGTACCGCTTGCGGTCGGGGCCGCCGCCCGCCTCAATGCCCTCGACCTCGACGAGGCCGTTCTTCAGGAGGCGGGACATGGTCGAGTAGACCTGTCCGTAGGCGAGGGGGCGGTCGTGGCCGAACTTCTCGTCGAAGGCCCGCTTCAGGTCGTAACCATGGCGCGGGCCGGCCTCCAGGAGGCCAAGGAGGGTGTGACCGATGGACATGCCGCCGACTATACATCGTGTGTATACGCGGAGTGTATAGAGCTCGTGGAGCGAGAAGCCCGCACTGGGGGAGGGGTGGACACGCGCAAGCCGCTCCCGTGCGTGGGCACGGGAGCGGCGGCCGGTCGGGGAGTCGGCCCCGGCGCTCAGTCCGAGGACTTCGGCGGCCGGCCCCGGCGGGGAAGGGGGCCGGTCGCGGAGGGGAGCCGGCCGGCCTCGGCGAGGGCCCGGCGGAGCAGGAACTCGATCTGCGCGTTGGCGCTGCGCAGCTCTTCTCCCGCCCAGCGGGCCAGCGCGTCGTACACCTGCGGGTCGAGCCGCAGGAGCACCTGCTTGCGCGCCTGCCGGCCCGTCGGCTTCTCCTCGCCGGAGGGGCTCACTGGTAGAGGGTGCCCGTGTTGACCACCGGCTGGGCGGCGCGGTCGCCGCACAGCACGACCATCAGGTTCGAGACCATGGCCGCCTTGCGCTCCGAGTCGAGGTCCACGATGTCCTCCTCCGCCAGACGGGTCAGGGCGAGCTCGACCATGCCCACCGCGCCTTCCACGATCTGCTTGCGGGCCGCCACGACCGCGCCGGCCTGCTGGCGCTGGAGCATCGCGGAGGCGATCTCAGGAGCGTACGCGAGATGCGTGAAGCGCGACTCGATGATCTGCACCCCGGCGGCCTCCACGCGGGCGTGCAGTTCGACCGCGAGCTTCTCGGTGATCTCCTCGGCGTTCCCCCGCAGCGACAGGCCGCCCTCCTCGTGCGCGTCGTACGGGTACTCGATCGCGATGTGCCGGACCGCGGCCTCGGTCTGCGTCTCGACGAACTCGGTGAAGTCCTCGACCTCGAAGACGGCGCGCGCGGTGTCCTCGACCCGCCAGACCACGACCGCCGCCAGCTCGATCGGGTTGCCGTAGGCGTCGTTGACCTTCAGGACGGCCGTCTCGTGGTTGCGCACCCGGGTGGAGATCTTCTCCCGCGAGGTCAGCGGGTTGACCCAACGCAGGCCGTCGGTGCGGATGGTGCCGCGGTAGCGGCCGAAGAGCTGGACGACGCGGGCCTCACCCGGCGCCACCGTGTTGAGGCCGCTCATCGCGATCACGGAGCCGAGGCCGAGGAGTACGCCGACCGCGATCAGCGCCACCTTGGCGCCGGTCGTGCCCGCCGCCGCGCCGGCCACCACCAGTCCCGCGCCCGCCAGCAGGCCGACCAGGCCGAGCAGCAGCGCGAGCCCGCCGCCCACGCTGCGAGCGGTGAACTCCCTTACTCCGTCCGGAGTGGCAATGTGGTTCGTCATGGTTCGCCCCGTTTCTCTGCACGCGACCGATCGGGTCGCCTAGCAAAGTGATATCACTTTTTTGCGCAATGGCAACCCATCCGCTTATCTGAGCGTCGGTTCCTGTGATGTGGGTGCTGATTCTCACGTCCGAAATGACCGGAATTGGTCCGGATTAGCCAAAGTTTGTCACAGCCTGCGGTGTTAGCTTTCTGAGTTGACGTCGGGGGGGTAATCGAGCGGAGCGGGAGCGATGGGCCGAGCAGAAGTGCGTAAGGCGCAGCAGCGCGGTGCGCGGCGGGCGCCGAGCGGACGCGCGAAGGGCGCCGAAGGGAGCGGGGGTACCGGCAAACGCGCCGGCATACGCCGCTTCTTCACCTGGAAGAAGATCCTGGGCACGTTCTTCGGAATGATCCTGCTCCTCATGGCCGCGGCGGTCGCCCTCTACTTCTCGGTGGACGAACCCACCGACCCGAACAAGCAGGCGACCCTCCAGAGCAACACCTACCGGTGGTCCGACGGCTCGATCATGGCGCGCACCGGCGAGATGAACCGCGAGATCGTCAGCATCGACAAGATCCCGCCGGAGGTCCGCACGGCGTTCATCGCCATCGAGAACAAGTCCTTCTACCAGGACGACGGCATCGACGTGATGGGCGTGGCCCGCGGCCTGTTCAACACGGTCCGCGGCAAGGGCACGGCCGGCGGCTCCACGATCACCCAGCAGTACGTCAAGAACTACTACCTGACGCAGGACCAGTCGCCCACGCGCAAGCTCAGGGAG
This DNA window, taken from Streptomyces sp. TN58, encodes the following:
- a CDS encoding FtsX-like permease family protein, producing MSRLQVWTRDLAMGTRFAFGGGREGWIRTLFTGVGVGLGVALLLISTAIPGALTARYERGDARSTYDSGRADAPGLDTLLIARVSQTYRGKDIEGYAMRAEGPSAPLPPGLKRIPGAGEMAVSPALGELLKSSEGALLRERLDGPVTETIGDPGLVGPGELFFYLGSDSLAKDSPGDFRVSRVTGFGYEADREGLDPVLMLMVVLTFVALLMPIAVFIATAVRFGGERRDRRLAALRLVGADGMMVRRIAAGEALAGSLVGLVLGTGFFAVGRSLVGSVSLRQRSVFPADLDPAPWLAALVAVAVPAAAVAVTLFALRGVVIEPLGVVRTAKPARRRIWWRLLLPLVGAGLLLPLGGRGNDQGRFNQWQVGGGVLLMLVGITVLLPWLLERFVGRVSGGPVSWQLAIRRLQLDSGGAARLVNGIAVAVAGAIALQMLFAGVEGDYTTPTGQDPGRAAVSVMLHGDDGHTMAGLAQRISAVPGVTRAVPLTSAQAAPRVPAEGETVRLTIGTCDALREVATLDSCEDGDAFVLTGAATDVFGAAAKPGDELFVGDVNQYEPATADHRTPVKWTVPAAARAVPAREDPAGELRSGLLVTPSAAPKGLGDYPDARIFVQVDESGPDALDRARTAVFKTDPLVATMTLRDTAQTVGFSAIRTGLFFGAAAVLVLIGASLFVSQLEQLRERRRLLCALVAFGTRRSTLSLSVLWQTAVPIVLGLVLATFVGTGLGAVLMGMAAHPIRIDWPSVLAMTGVGAGVVAAVTLLSLPPLLRLMRPDGLRTE
- a CDS encoding ABC transporter ATP-binding protein, with amino-acid sequence MNAPAGSLLTATDLRKAYGTTHALDGAGFSIHPGEVVAVMGPSGSGKSTLLHCLAGIVPPDSGSVTYAGRELTSLSDAERSALRRTEFGFVFQFGRLVPELTCVENVALPLRLTGVRRKEAERTALHWMEQLQVEDLGAKRPGEISGGQGQRVAVARALVTGPRVVFADEPTGALDSLNGELVMQLLTETARSANAAVVLVTHETRVAAYSDREIVVRDGKSRDMEPVV
- a CDS encoding PadR family transcriptional regulator, translated to MSIGHTLLGLLEAGPRHGYDLKRAFDEKFGHDRPLAYGQVYSTMSRLLKNGLVEVEGIEAGGGPDRKRYSITDAGITDVEAWLAQPEKPEPYLHSTLYTKVVLALLTGRRADELLDTQRAEHLRLMRILTQRKRKGDIADQLVCDHALFHLEADLRWLELTAARLDQLAREVRR
- a CDS encoding SPFH domain-containing protein, which encodes MTNHIATPDGVREFTARSVGGGLALLLGLVGLLAGAGLVVAGAAAGTTGAKVALIAVGVLLGLGSVIAMSGLNTVAPGEARVVQLFGRYRGTIRTDGLRWVNPLTSREKISTRVRNHETAVLKVNDAYGNPIELAAVVVWRVEDTARAVFEVEDFTEFVETQTEAAVRHIAIEYPYDAHEEGGLSLRGNAEEITEKLAVELHARVEAAGVQIIESRFTHLAYAPEIASAMLQRQQAGAVVAARKQIVEGAVGMVELALTRLAEEDIVDLDSERKAAMVSNLMVVLCGDRAAQPVVNTGTLYQ